From the Planctomycetota bacterium genome, one window contains:
- the folK gene encoding 2-amino-4-hydroxy-6-hydroxymethyldihydropteridine diphosphokinase, which translates to MPRALLGLGANQGTPAETFRAAIEALAADGQSRVISQSRNYRSAPVGGPLAQADYVNAAALVETSLRPEQLLTRLQQIEAQFGRVRHERWGPRTLDLDILLYDELVLAQTAPDLTIPHPRLTFRRFALQPAVEIASGMMHPQLRWTVAELLQNLERANRYLAVSGPRSVVTRHLLGQVAERTGAMFLAAPADYPATIGGGSLWRDVPRPTDYYEAQSAPGRVAERVLECLRQCMAALDAGHWSQPEQVAVGDFWLLELYAWGAAALAPAALAEYVDRFSSIASRHPLPTLLVMRSWLVTPRDEETEEPAADDLPGMLKIVSQEQSPLFHLGQTPSHTRGFAPVLWLTDPTVESQVDEISAAVIAMQTEVVPLT; encoded by the coding sequence ATGCCACGAGCATTACTCGGCTTGGGAGCCAACCAGGGAACGCCGGCCGAAACATTCAGGGCCGCGATTGAAGCGCTTGCGGCCGACGGCCAATCGCGCGTCATCTCACAAAGCCGCAATTACCGCTCGGCCCCCGTCGGCGGCCCGTTGGCGCAAGCCGACTACGTCAACGCGGCGGCCCTGGTCGAAACATCGCTGCGTCCCGAACAATTGCTGACCCGCTTGCAGCAGATCGAAGCCCAATTCGGCCGCGTTCGCCACGAGCGCTGGGGACCACGGACGCTGGACCTGGACATTCTGCTGTACGACGAGCTGGTTCTGGCGCAAACCGCGCCCGACCTGACGATTCCCCACCCGCGGCTGACGTTTCGCCGCTTCGCGCTCCAGCCCGCCGTCGAGATCGCCTCGGGCATGATGCATCCCCAGTTGCGCTGGACCGTGGCCGAGCTGCTGCAAAACCTGGAGAGAGCGAATCGCTATCTGGCCGTGTCGGGTCCGCGCAGCGTCGTCACGCGACACCTGCTGGGACAAGTGGCCGAGCGCACCGGCGCCATGTTCCTGGCTGCGCCGGCCGACTATCCGGCCACCATCGGCGGCGGCAGCTTGTGGCGCGACGTGCCGCGCCCGACCGACTATTACGAGGCGCAAAGCGCGCCTGGCCGCGTGGCCGAGCGCGTTCTAGAATGCCTGCGGCAGTGCATGGCGGCGCTCGACGCGGGTCATTGGTCCCAGCCCGAGCAAGTGGCCGTGGGCGACTTTTGGCTGCTCGAGCTGTACGCCTGGGGCGCGGCGGCGCTCGCGCCAGCGGCGCTGGCCGAGTATGTCGATCGCTTCAGCAGCATCGCCAGCCGGCACCCGTTGCCCACGCTGCTGGTCATGCGCTCGTGGCTGGTCACGCCACGCGATGAAGAAACCGAAGAACCCGCGGCCGATGACCTGCCGGGCATGTTGAAAATCGTCTCCCAGGAACAATCGCCGCTGTTTCATCTGGGGCAAACGCCCAGCCACACGCGCGGCTTTGCGCCGGTGTTGTGGTTGACCGATCCGACCGTCGAGTCGCAGGTCGACGAAATCAGCGCCGCGGTCATCGCCATGCAAACCGAAGTGGTCCCCTTGACGTGA